Part of the Meleagris gallopavo isolate NT-WF06-2002-E0010 breed Aviagen turkey brand Nicholas breeding stock chromosome 28, Turkey_5.1, whole genome shotgun sequence genome, CACGATGGCTACAAGGATGCAGTCTCCTTTTTACACAGATTGAGTAAGTAGTTGGGAACGAGGAGCAGGTAGGTCGGGTAATTCTCATTCCTGTTTTCTCCACGGCCAGCACTGGAGCTCCCTGTTCATCCCTTGCCCTCTAAAGGAAGGGATTGCTGGGAATGTCAGAGCTTTCCAGGGAATGCATGTCTCAATGACATGGACAACAGTATAGGCTTGGTGCCTTGTATAATGTTTGATGCTTTATCCACAAAGCTATGATGTTTGGCAGCCCCTGACCCTAAAAACCCATTTAGGATGAGCTGTAAACTGTGGTCCTCAGTGCCTTTATTTTCCAATTCATCCTGCTCATGCCTTACATTGCCAGGAAGCTGGTAGTTGATCCACAGACTGTGAGAACTGTCTTCTCTTCCCCCAGATGCATTTGGTATAAAATACCTTCCTGAGAACTTTACACTTTCATTGCACAAGGAATTGCACAAGAAAGGTGAAGGGACCCTGCACAGGAAGCCAGGAACAGGAGTACCTTGCTCCAGAGCAACAGACACTCAGGACATCACCAAGGAGAACACAGCAGGCATTTGTTCAGCAGATGAACTGGAGGAAGAAGATATGCTCCACCTCCTGCAACCCTCAGAAAGGTACAGAGCCAACGTGTTTTTCATCCCATCAGTTTTCATTAACTGTGTGACCCTTGCCCAGTGCTCATAGGCTGTCAGGGTTTTTAAAGGCACCAGTAGGTGAAAATATCAGGAAAGAGAAGGATTCCCCTCTTGAACCAGCTGAGCTTACTATTTATGATGTTTGATGGCAGGAACACATTTCCCCTGCCTCTTCCTAGCAGATTTCTGATAAATATCACCTGAACTCCCAGCTACCCACATTATCATTTCCTCACAGATGAAGCCACATCAGAGACACCCTTTAGAAACACAGCTCTTATCAGGAATGACTTATGTTGCAAGGTAATGACAGGCTCTGCCCACGCATTGTTTCCTTAAGGGTGAGGGAAGGAGCAGTGTGTCTCAATCTCTGAGGCTGGCTTTGCTGTGCCAGTCAAACCAAAGTTTCTACTTAGTAATTCCAGTATGCAGCCACATGTGAATGCTTAAATGCAAGAGAAGCAAGTTAGAGCTGCAGATAAACCTCTGGCTGACTCAGCTTTAAGTAAAATAAGGTAGGCTTAAATCCCAACCttctagctttctttttttcctgtgcaaaaTAATGCTGAAAACTGGAGAGCTGTCAGCATTTCAGATTCCAGTTTGGCTTTTTGTTACTAGCAGAGTATGATAAAGTATGTGCTGGACTGCagtgttgcttttccttttactggttcttttgtttttctgagtttttcaaCAATTCAAAACATGTCACTTATGGAAAACTGCACAGCTTTTCCAGCGTGGTTGTGATTTAAAATGCTGCCACATacactgaagatgaaaaaagaCCCAAATGTGGTTCTTGTGCATCTAGGAGGACCACACCAAATCCTAAGTTTTAAGGGAAAAGAACAAGATCCTTACTATTTCAGATCTAAAACCAAAATTTTGGAATTCTCAAAATGAAAGAACTCAAGACATTTCCATTCAAACCATTGTGAAGCACTGACGGTTCTACCAATGGGAAGAGACCTACTGTGGAAATGCAGAATAATTCATATTTGCTTGTTTAAAGGCCTCATCAATCTGAACTACATGTAGCCTTTGAAAACAGCAGAGTAGGAACCAGGATTCTCTGGAGGTTTGGCAGGATGTGGGCAATCAGGAATCACTTGGTCTCTTGTTCggagggaagaaatgaaaatgagctttttccaaggcaggagctgggctgtAATGTTTTTCACTAACCTGAGATGGactttaagggtcccttccaactcaaaagattctatgattctgtgattctaagatcaCCTGTGGAAGGAATCAAGACTTATTTGTTAGGCCAAGAGAGCAACCGAGAGGTTAAGCAGAGCTCTCAGTCTTTAGAGGAGAAGCagctcagatttttttcatgtctgGGAAGGAAAAGTCCTGATCTAGGTCAAGAAAAGGCTACTTTACAGTTTATCTGCACAGTGATGTACCGTCACTGATGGTACTAAACAAGCAAGAGTATAAACCCACACACAACTCTCACACATTTTCTTATTAAGCAAGAACATCTCCAAAAGGAACGTTGCATTGTTAGGGCTTGCACAGGAGCAAGGCTCAGGTGGCACTAGTGAACTAATCACAAACATTACTTCTTTATCCATCTGCCCACCAAGACATTTTGCAAGTCCTTAGTATCTAGCCTATAAACAGAATCAGTTCCAGATAAAATACCTGCATCAAAAAGCCAGAGACAAACAGGATAGaataagtttgttttgttttggcttggTTGCATGGGAAGGGAGAGTGTGGGGCCTGATCCATTGGAGGGATGTAGCTTCAGAGCAAGCACCTACAGCTTGGGCTGTGTCCAACCCTCCATCTCAGCCTCCTTGAGCTTCATGGCTCTGCAGGGTTCAGTGCAGACTGGGCCAAGCAGCAAGGCATTAGCATGGGAGCATTATTTTAAGGATTTCAAagcctgtttattttattaCGCTGTAGATAACAATAATGAAGAAAGAGTCCTGATTGGGTGCTTGATCCCAGTTTGTTACACAAGGATCAGCAGAGTCTATCAGATTGACCGATGTGGTTCTACTGCCTTTAGGGCCTTGCCAGCTACAGAAGAACATTTTTGacacagctgctgcctttggcCCCAGttcatgttttaaagaaaaaagaaaacttacagCACAGCCTGCTAACAGCCACTGAGATGCACTGAAGAGCACACTGACAGAGCATGAccagcacaggcagagccacaACCCTCCTTGTATGCCCAGAAGCCACATATGAATCCCATCACCCAGCTTTAATGGAGCTATTTCAGGAGAAGTACAGAATCTACTGCAGCTGGTTTGGGTTGGGTGCAGCTGAGTTTTCCAGCTTGCCTTCCCAGGTTGTAAAAAGCTCCATGAGATGATTCAAAGAAATGCCAGACTTTATCCATTTTCTCCTTTGTGCCATTTACCCTAAGCTTGTGCAGGTGTACTTGTTTGAAAAGATGAGGGCTTAATAAAGTATAAGGCAGCTGATACATGTGCTGAGTCATGAAATAATTACATCTTAGCATGTTTCTGCAGGCTTGGAACTGGAGGAGGGATGATTCTTGTAATCAGCAAGTGTGATTGCTGTGAGTGGCTAGGGAAAACAGTGGTTGGGCTGTATGTGCATGCAAGATGCCCGATCCCTCCTGCACAGACTGCAGCTTGGCTGCAGATGCAGTGCTTTTCCTTGGCCATCATGTTAAAGCAGGTCAGGCCTGGCTGGGGAGATTGCTGCAGTAGCgctaaaaacaaaatcagcCCATTTCTCCAAGTGAAAAACCACCCCTGAATAACTCCATGAGGACATCATTCATGCAACCGTGTGCAATGATCTCCATTGTTGTCCACTGCTTCCTGGGATGGCAAAACTGTGTGGTGTTGGAGCATCCCAGGGCCCACCTGGGATGGTTACCCAAGGGAACAAGCAGGTGGGTCATTGAGTCAGGGAATCAGAAACCCCAGGGATGTTTGGACTTGCATAGGGATAGCTGCCTATGGAATAAGATCATTCTCTGCAAGTCCTGTTGCTAGTTGAGTGCAAGGTAATGTGGAGCAAGCTTTAGGCAGGCTGAGAACTCTGTCTAGAAGGGTAAGTGCCTTGACTGCTGAGAGTTTAGTGCCAAAACATCACTTGGTGGAGATTCCTCGTGTTCCACTAGGACAGAGGCCAGCATGTAATTGCTCTGGAATACATTGCTGTAGGGAGGTGGCACTAGGCTGGTTTGTAGCTTCTTGCAGATGTTGCTGAATAAGTAGCAAAACATTccagggggggaaaaaaaaaggctctttaAAGGTGGAGTGTCACAGATGTGGAATTTTTAGCCAAGCTCAGTATCAGTGACTGATGGGTGAAAGCTCTCAGGGTTTCCCAGCTCTGTACTCTGCCTCCCCTCTGCTCCATATCTCACCTCCTGGCCCCAGCTCTCTTAGGCAAACCAGGCACCACTGTTCGGAGGAGCTTCTGGAACCGTTTTGCCATGGAGCTGATGTCTTCCAGCAGcccccacagctgctccagccTGCAAATTCAAAGTTAGCAGGTTTATGGTATGGTAACTGCAGCAAAAGAGGGAGAGTGTTAACAGCAAATGTACACTGTAATGCTCCTTTCCAGATTCAAGTGATCCTGTGCTAGTTTCACTAGTTCTCTAAGAGCTTGTCTTCAGGTCTGCAATGGAAGAGGTTGCTGCTAAGCTTATCTTGCAAAGGCAGTAGGTGTGCATCACCTTTTCCTGGTTCACAGTACAACAGGGACTCACAGCAACCTGCTCTGCCCCAGAGGCTGCTCTGGGTGTTTCCCACGGAGTTGCTGCCTGAAGgatgctgcagcctgctgcacgccccactgctgcctgtgGGATGCCAGTCTGCCCATTGCCAGCCTCACACTGTATCCCTTCAGCCTCTCACAGAAAGCACAACAAGTGGATTATGCATCACTCTCAGCTTTGGTGCCTTTATCAAGATGTCCTTACCCCTTCCAGACAAACGCCGGCAGCTTGTATGGCTGCAGGAGGACCTTTGACAGCGGATCCTGCAGTTTAAAtatctgctgcttcttccaccGAGCCAGGTCTGCTCCCGGGAGGACAACACAAGAGTAAATAAAGACCCATCATTAGAAATAACCCAATAAATGCAACGCTTCCTCCTGtccagctgctcctgctgtaGCCCTCAGTAGCTTCAGCCACCCTAAATCCCACAGTGAGTGCCCCAAGTCCTCTACCTGGGAGGAAGCGCGGTGCCAGGTACTGTGGGATACTCTTGCCCAGACTGTTCAGCATCCTGTTGGGCTGTGGGAAGTCGTTCTTCCCACACATGCTGGCAAAGCGGAAATTGCCATCGAAGTAGTTCACACCAAAGGCATCTGTGAGATACAGAAAGGTTGGCCACACGTTGGGTCGTGTTTTTAGGCTGCCCTTTGGGTCTTGGGGTAACACTTACTGTTCCTGCAGAGGAAAAGGGCAGTGTCCTGGTACCCTTGGGAAAAAATGTCGTTCAGGACCTGCAAAAAGAAACACCAGAGGTCACCTCAGAGCTCTCCGTGCAAGGGAGAGGAGGATCTGCCCAAGGCTGTTTGGATGCGTGGGTTGGGATGGACGGTCAGGGAGCACCGTCAACATCTGATGGTTTCCAGCTACAGAAGCACTGATCCTTTGTGGGTATTCAAGCAGGGTGAGTTCTGTTCCAGATCGGCCACCCACCCACCAAAAAATTAGAGTGGGGGCAGCCCCAGAGTCTGAGCCCTGCCCTTAAAACCTGGTGGATTAATGGTGGAGGTCAATAGGAGCCCTAACACTGGGGAAGGCAGATCCAGCCCTAATTTAGAATAGACtaaaatagaatcattaaggctggaaaaagcctctaagatccccaagtccaacctcaCCCCCCCGTGCCCACTGagcacatccctcagtgccacattggTTTTGAGCCCTTCCAGAGATGGTGACCCcctcacctccctgggcagctcataCCAACATATTAtcaaagcaaaaggaagagGGCCTGGCTGGCTTACCATGGTGCTGGGTGGAAACAGAGCATAGCTAATCCTGCACAGGTTTTCCACCGAAATCTGAATGCTGCCATTGAAGATCTGGAAGCAGTAGAAGATGGCAGGGCAGTCCCGTGGGCAGATGTCGAGCTCTCCCGTGAATGGGGACACAGTGATCACAGCTTCCTCCAGGCTGGAGACGGGCTGCAGGCCTGTGAATCCCCCATCAACGTAACGCTGAGAGGGAAATGCAGACAAAATAGGGTTTATGCATGGGAAGCATCAGCAGGAGGTGAGCAATAAGCTGCAAGGTTGTAACAGCCCCACATAGCCTTGCTTCCCACCCCTCGCCTTTCTCCCGGTCTCAGCTCGGTGCTGTAACACACAGTGgttattaaaactgaaatataattagCTCCATTCACAAGATCTTTGTAAAATTGTTTCGAGCAGCGTTGTATGGATTTCAAGTCCTGTGTTTCAGATTGGGGCTTGCTTTGCTCTTGGTGTGAGCTCCATCAGTAGGGTGCCCTCATCGGAGAACCACCTACAGAATCGCTCAGTGGGCAAGGAAAACACCATCGACTGTATTCTGAAAGGAAGCTGAATGTGCCACCCACCTTGGTGGGATTCGAGGTtgcaagcactgcagcagaCGTGTGTGAAATAATGGTGCACAGCAGCCTTGTGCAGCACTGTTGCTGAGCCTTGGGAcctgtgggctgcaggctgAGTGCAGCCGGAGAGCTGACTTGGCACCTGAGGGCAGGACAAGCCCTGCCTGCAAAAAGCACCGACGGATCATGATGTCCTGCTCAGACTGCATATAAAATACAAGGTGCTGCTCTCCTCCTTTGCTTGGATGTAGCAAGGAGCCAGGTTGCACGTGTTGCCTTCAGTGCAGCGCTTTGCAGAGTGGCAATGCACACGTGGCTGGGGGAGGATCCTCCCACGAACTTTTAGTATTTCAGCCATGCAAGCCTGCACCTGAGTGAATGAGGACATCGCCTGTGCTGCAGACGGATCCTGCCCAGGTGAGACGGCTTGGAGATGGCCATGGGAAGGCTCTGCCatgagcaaagcagcagagggCTCTCCGGGTGACTGTTCACCCAGCTATAATGGGATGAAGAGGTGCTAAAAGGCTTTATCATCCTCCATTAACCAAAGAAGATGTCTGGACACCTATatccctccctgctcctgggGACATAAGGATTAAGCTCAGGAACCTGCTGCTCCAAGGGTACGTTTTATTGGGGTATCACTCACCACACCTCGGTAGGACGGAGGGATGAACCCGCAGTAGATAGgaaggaagcagctgcagaggagagcctggagaaggagaaagatggCAGAAGTCAGCGTTGCTGTCAAGGCTGCTCTGCGGGGTGCCTACACCTTCAGGCATGGCAGATGTCTGAGCCAAGCTCCGACCCTCCTGGTGTGTGTGGCTGTGTCGAGAAGAAAGGTTTCAAGAAGGGCAAAAACATCCGGTTTCAACAAAGCTTCTCTGGGTAGGGGGGAACAGCACTTCATTTTTGTTGTATGGCTGCCAGCACTGTCAGAGCTGGACGTCCGTATATCACTGTaaaacacagctgctgctaAAAGGTGAAACTTGGAggttatttaaaacaaaacaaaacaaaacaaaacatcctcACAATGCATTTTCATTCTGCGGGGATTTTGCAAAGGCAAAGCCACACTGCTGGGCACAGAACCATTTCTCACCCATCTCATCAGCTGAGAATGAGCACTCAGGGCTGTGGGTTCAGCCAGGGCAGCTTCGTGGGCTGAGCTCTGTGATGCAGGGATTCCTGCCCCCAGTTTGGGGGTTAATCAGCAATCTGGGGTTTGATAGCAAGGCCACTTTGCCTGGGCCTTTCCTCCCAGAGGAGTGCTGAAGGGAATGAGGAAAAATTGCTGCCAACAGTATTTGGCAAAGGAGAGACCTATCCAAGAACACAGAGACTTGTTAGCATTGCCACCACTCTTTGCAAAGGGCCATGGCTGCTCACAGACAGCCAACACACCAACATTGGCTCCGTGAGCCTGAGAGCAAACCTGCTCTGGATCTCACAGCATCTCCCTTCCTCCTGGGGGAGCTGATGGTGGTGGGACCACAGCTCCAAGAGCCCTTCCTGACTCCCTCCCGTCTTGGGGAGGAAATGGCACAGTTAaggttatagaatcatagaatggtttgagttggaagggaccttaaatgCCATCCTGCCCCAttccctgcagtgctcagagccccttcCCCTGACCTTGAGGgtctgcagggctgggacatcagcacctctctgggcaacctgtgcatTGCCTCACTGCCCCTATTGTACAAAACtccttccttatgtccaattgaaatctctcctcttttagtttgaagccatttccctttgtcccaTACAGCTGGacagtctgtccccttctttcttacaccCGTCTTTAGAACATCATCAATGTTTCCGTGCCTCCATTCCAGTGGGTGGGTAGAAGTCTTCCTATGGACACCAAGGGACGATCCCTTTACCTGAATGAGCTCCTCGTTCGAGCTGAACTCAGACACCATGACGTTCTGGCCGTCCACCACCCGTGTCAGTGAGATGTGCAGCCGCCCCGATGCCACCTGGTAGGAATCCTCTGGGAGCCTGCGCTGCAGCACGGCCCTGAGGTTGGCCAGCAAGCTGCACTTGGGCGACAGGGGGCCCAGCAGGGTTTTCCGGGCTTCTCTTGCATTTGCATAGAACACTTCTTTCAGGTCATCTGACAGGGGTGGGAAAAGAGACAGACATGGTCAACATCGCTGCTGCCCTACGAGTTGAATTTTCAGTCTGGTTAACATGCTCACAGTTCCTGTGGGTCTGCACACAGTGCCATTCTAATGGGGAATATAATCCCTATAACGTCTTCAAAGGTGCAGGGACTTCCCTGGGCTGAGGTCCCCTCTCGTCTGAGCACCCACTGACCTCCTGGCAGCATTAATGGGCATTATGGGCGTCTGCACATCCTGGGAGCTGGATTAAAGGAGCAGAACTGCCCGGCCCCAGTGGGGATCATGGGCTTGAAATAACGGGGAACGGAGGATCAGTACAGCCCAGAGTCACAGTGTGTGCAGAAACAGAGAGGATGCGTGGAGGAATAGCCATCCTAAGGTGGTTATAGCGTGGCCTTGGGAAGCTTTTCCATCTCCCTCATTCTACAGAGAGCCCTCGTGGTCCCTGGGCTCCCGGAGTCTCCACAGCAGCTTTTGTAGGGGCAGACAGGCTGTGTCCTGAGGGCAACCGGAGCAGCGCGGGTATTAAGAGGGGTTATCACTGTTTGAGCGGATGTTCGGGCCACGTGGAGCGATGATTAATGCTTGGTGGGTTCATTCAGGGACCTCGGCCAAAAGAGCCACAGAGAGTCCAGACGTTGCTGGGCTGGAGATGGGACAAAGCCTGCACGtgaggtcactgcagcatccctgctTTGGGAATAGTGCAGCCATCCCACGtcccatctccatcccttcccacaGCCCCAGGAATCAGAGGGGAAAGCACTGAGCGCTGATTTTTGCCAAGCTCATCTGGGCAGAAAGGGCAGCACATCACCTGTTGCTTTGTCTGGATATATTTGCCAATGCTCTGAATTATTTTGCTAGAGCTGAATGGCTCCAGCATCCAATGGATGTTCCAAGTGTTGGGCGTTCCCTCCTTACTTTCTCTTTCAGTATTTTGACCCCGAAACAATCCTCCATCTGCATCACTTGGGTCAGTCTTCAAAGCCAAGCCTTGTGCTCACTTGTTTGCACCGCAGTAGAATGCAGTTGTTCAGGCAGATTAGTTGCTCTGAATTGATTCCACATTATTGCTAAAGGGGTTTATTTCTGCAGCACCCActcagctgctgctcacagccccttAGAGCTGCAGGTGCTGATCCATAGGGACGAGGGCTGTGCATCCTGCTCACTTCATTGTGCTTTGCACCTCCTCTCAGCACTCCCCAGAGCTGGAAGCAGGGGGGAGGGAGGTTCTCCTTCTGCAGGATGTGCCAGTAGGACAGACAGGTATGTCCAGATTTGCCCACACGATATCACCTGGCCATCTGAGATGAGGCTCAGACAGCAATGACTGCCTTATTCAGGGGACACCACCCAAAATTGCACCAGAAGTGACATCACCTGCACATTTGTGTCTTATCAGGGATACGAACTGTTTTGGTAACACATCCCACTGCCCCACCAGCACAAAGCCATTGCCACCCCCCAGCCCATTCTCTCCCATCTCCTTACCCAGGCTGATGCCACACACCACGGCGGCGGCGATGAGCGATCCTGCAGACGATCCATACACTTTGCAGGCAGATTTGAGCAGTTCGGGGGCCAACTCCAGGAGGGACTGAACCACCCCAACCTGATACAGCGCGAGGAACCCACTGCCCGAAAAGGAGAGTGAGAAAGGGGTGCCTGGAGCACGCAGCTCCTCCGCAGCCATCTCCAGGGCAAGCGTCCACCTCGGTGCCTTCCTCACCTGGCAGAGCTCAGGCTCTCATCTCTGAGTGCATCCCTGATGGTGGTGGAATCcagaattttctccttttttatgGCAGTGCCGGAGGTGTGGATGTTCGCCAGCTATTTTAATTGTTGCCTGTGCTAAAAACAGTTCTCCCTTTATCTAAACAGTCCGTGTAATCCTCGAGCAGCTCGGCAGCTCAGGGCTGGATGGAGGATTCCCTTTCACATGCAGCGATCCCACGGCCGCGCAGCACCTGGTGCAGATGGATCCCACACCGCTGTGCCCCCATCTTCAGTGCAGCCACACaactcttcccctttgcttCACGCTTCCTTCATCAAGGATGTTTTCCTAAATAGGATTCACCTTCAATCCTGGCTTAGGCACAGCTCAGCAGTGGGTGAGTAAAGGCTTGTATAAGGCACTTAAAGCCGAGAGGGCGTTACACAAGGGGTGGATGCGGGGCGTTGCGCAGAGCACCGCTCGGTTTGGAAATAGTGCTGGCAATTGTTCCCTATTGGAGGCTTTGGATATTCTTTGGGGAAAAGCAACACAAGGGGACGGATCTGCTTTCCTCTCCCCTGGGCTCTGCTTTTTTCAGGGCTCTGCACTCCCTGCATC contains:
- the PNPLA1 gene encoding patatin-like phospholipase domain-containing protein 1, yielding MAAEELRAPGTPFSLSFSGSGFLALYQVGVVQSLLELAPELLKSACKVYGSSAGSLIAAAVVCGISLDDLKEVFYANAREARKTLLGPLSPKCSLLANLRAVLQRRLPEDSYQVASGRLHISLTRVVDGQNVMVSEFSSNEELIQALLCSCFLPIYCGFIPPSYRGVRYVDGGFTGLQPVSSLEEAVITVSPFTGELDICPRDCPAIFYCFQIFNGSIQISVENLCRISYALFPPSTMVLNDIFSQGYQDTALFLCRNNAFGVNYFDGNFRFASMCGKNDFPQPNRMLNSLGKSIPQYLAPRFLPDLARWKKQQIFKLQDPLSKVLLQPYKLPAFVWKGLEQLWGLLEDISSMAKRFQKLLRTVVPGLPKRAGARR